Below is a window of Prosthecochloris sp. GSB1 DNA.
TGGTTGTTCTGGGGTTTTTATGTCCTGAGGATTTTTTTTGACGCATGGTTTTACCCGGAGGTGCTGAGACTTCCCCTCGGGGAATATCTTCTCTACGCGGTCGGGGTGACATTCGTTCCGGCAACGGCCCTCTCTTTCGGGATCAGTCCCCAACATCTGCGTCCGCTGCTGCGGTGGCTGTTTTACGTCGCCTTTGCCGCCGCTTTCCTTAACCTTTCACAGCTTGTGCTCGACAGTCCGCAGAAAGGGTTGTCCGCCCTTTTTGCCGGAAGGAAATATACCGACACAATGAACCCTATCTGGCTGGGGCATCTCGGGGTTACTCTCATGATTCTGGGGGTATGCGCGTTTTTCTCTCTGCGGTCGACCGCGTATGAACGCCCCGTTTTCGCGGCCGCTGTCGTTTTCGGAGGTCTCATGCTGATCATGAGCGCCTCGAAAGGACCGCTGCTGAGTTTTCTGGTGATACTCCCTCTTTTTATCCTGCTCGCACTGCGCGGCATGGACAGGAAAGCGGTTCTCGGCGTTGTGGGGACAGGCGTTCTGATTCTGTTCATCGGAGCGTATTTCAGCGATACGTTGATGCAAAGCACTTTTTTTCATCGCCTTGATCAGGTGTTTTCAGGCCAGTCGACAGGTTCCGTTGACAAACGGCTTGAGATGTATATTGAAGGAGTGGAGCTTTTTTTCCGCAATCCGTTGCTGGGAGTCGGTGTCGAGCCGCTCGGGTTCTACCCACATAATATCCTGCTCGAAAGTTTCATGACGAACGGGTTGCCGAGCGGCCTCATGTTGTTCCTCATGCTTGTGCTTTCTTTCTACCACGCAATGAAAATCGTCTTCAGGGGGGGCTCGGAATTCTGGATGCCTTTGCTTTACCTGCAATATCTTGTCGGGGCCATGTTTTCCGGAGCGTTATACAATTCCTCCATGATGTGGGGGCTGATGGCGTTTCTCATGGGACAGAAACTCTGCTCTGACTGTAATGAAAACCGTATGGGGGAGGAAGAGCATGTCCGGTAAGAGCGGCAGAGGACAGGGCAGGCACGTCGTTCACATCAGTACGGTGCATTCCGCGATAGATCCGCGCATCCGTCTCAAGGAACTGCGCAGCGCGGCCGAACACGGGTTCGTTGCCACGCTCGTCACCGCCGATTCGGATGCGGCGGAACTGAACGACGGCGTCCGGATAGAGATCGTCCGGCCTTCGGGCGCGGGCCGGATCGGGAGGATGTTCTGGACGGCTCCGAGGGCCGTGTTCCGCGCTTTCGGCTTGTCGGCCGATATCTATCATATACACGATCCCGAACTTGTTCCCTGGGGGTGGCTGCTGCTGACGAAAGGCGTGCCGGTTGTCTACGATATTCACGAGGATTACGTGACCGCCATACGGCAGAAAAGCTACCTGCCCGGTTTTGTGAGAACATTGTTCGTGGCGGTTGTTTCGGTTCTCGAGCGTTTCGCGACGCAACCGTTTCATCGTGTCATCGCCGAGAGGTATTACCAGCGTCGTTTTCCGGGAGCTTTGCCGATTCTCAATTATCCGTTTCGCGAAATGTCGATGGAGCGGGCATCCTACGCGGAAGGCTCCCGAAAGGTTATCTATACAGGCAATGTAAGCATCGACAGGGGGGCGATGGAGCTTGCGGCGCTTGCCGCGAAGCGGCCGGACCTGGAGGTTTTGGTCATTGGCCGTTGCGCGCCCCTCCTGGCGGAAAGGATGACGGGCGTCGCGGATGAAAAGGCGCGGCTTGTCTTGACCGGCGCTGGGCGTTATGTTCCCTTCGGCGAGATCATGGCGGAATATCGAAAGGGAGGGCTGCTGGCGGGACTGGCGCTGTTTCCCGAAACCGAGCATTATCGCGAGAAGGAACTGACGAAGTTCTTCGAGTACATGGCCGTCGGTCTGCCGGTCGTGGCTTCCGATTTTCCGGTCTGGAGGCGTCTGATCGCCGATAACGGCGTGGGGCTGTGCGTCAGGCATGGAGATGTCGGCGAAGTCGGTTCCGCGCTCGACTGGCTGCGCGACAACCCTCGAAAAGCCGCCCTGATGTCGGAGAGGGGTAGACGCCTGGTCAGGGAACGTTTCAACTGGGAGGGAGAAGGTGAGCGGCTTACCGGATATTACACGAAAATAATGAACGGGTGATTCCCGTCCAGTCAGGTGTGTTTCAGGATCGACCAATGCGAATAGTCTATCTGCATCAATACTTCAATACGCCGGACATGGCCGGTGGCACGCGGTCGTTCGAGATGGCCAGAAGGCTGGTTTCGTTCGGTCACGAGGTGCACATGATCACATCGTGGAGGGCGGAGACGAGGGAGAAAGGATGGTTCAGGACAAGCGAGGCCGGAATAGACGTCCACTGGTTTCCGGTTCCCTATTCGAATGTTCTCGGATACCGGGACCGTGTAAAAGCGTTTATGCTTTACGCTCTCAAGGCGGCTGGCGTGGCGGCAATCCTGCCCTGCGACGTTGTTTTTGCTACAAGTACGCCGTTGACCATCGCCTTGCCGGCGGTATACGCCGCAAAAAAACAGAAAGTGCCGATGGTTTTCGAGGTTCGGGATCTCTGGCCGGAGATGCCAGTGGCAATCGGGGCGATCAGCAATCCTCTCGTCGTCGGGGCCGCAGAGACACTTGAACGCTTCGCCTATCGCCATTCCCGCAGGATTGTTGCGCTTTCTCCCGGCATGGCCGAAGGCGTGGAACGAACGGGGTATCCCGCGGAACGGATTTCAGTTATTCCCAACAGTTGCGATATCGGTCTTTTCAGCGACCGGCACGCCGAAGCCGAGGGCTTCAGGAAGCAGCATCCGGAACTTGGACGACGTCCGATCATTCTTTATCCCGGAACGCTGGGAAAGGTCAACGGTGTCGAATACCTTGCGAGGCTGGCGGCAGAGACGGGAAAAAGCCGACAGGACCTGTGTTTCGTGGTTATCGGAGAAGGCGCTGAGTGGGAACTGGTTCGCGGAACCGCGGAGCGATCAGGGGCATTGAACCGTAATTTCTTCATGTACAGGGCGATGCCGAAATCGCGATTGATCGGGGCGGTTGCCGCGGCGACCATGGTCGTTTCTCTTTTTGTTGACATTCCTGAGATGAGGGTGAATTCGGCCAACAAGTTTTTTGACGGTCTTGCCGCAGGGAAGCCCGTGGCAGTTAATTACGAGGGATGGCAGGCGGATCTTCTGCGAGAAACCGGCGCGGGCATCGTTCTGTCGGGGGACGCAGGAAAAGCCGCCAGCGAACTCGCGGCTTTTCTCGCCGATGAGGGGGGGGTGAAAGCCGCCGGCATCAACGCTTTCGCATTGGGAATGGAGCGGTTCGATCGCGACCGTCTGGCGAGACAACTCGAAAATGTGTTGCATGAGGCGTGCGGCGAGGGAGCTTCGCCTGACCGCAACGAAAACCGAACGTGATCTTTTATGCTGCCATTCAGTCGTGACGCAGTACTTTGAGGATGCCGGCGGGTCGCGGTGCTATCGTTGGGCGACGACATGCTGAAGAGACGATTGATAGGATATATCGTTCCACTGCCGCTTTGCGGGGGCTTTTGCTGGCAGGAGGCCATGCGGGGACAAGTTCCTGACAATGACTGACGAAAGGGGCGCGCAGGGAAATCCCGTGCTCGATGAGAAGAAGACGAAAAAAAACGTGCATTCCTTCGTTGAATCAGCTTTCACCGGGCGGGGGCGCAGATGGCTTGCCGCAATCGCCTTGTGGGCGACAGCGGAATCCGGAAAAGCTGAATCGACGATCATGTCGTTGTCGATCCGTTTGTTACATTGATGTCGACGCCATCGGCGTCGGAAATGACGGTGTCCTGTTACCGGACGATGTCAAGATTTTTGCCCGGATTTCCCGCGACAGGAAGTGTGTGCATGGGTCATAAAACCTTGTTGTCCTCCGGAACGGCAAGCCGGTGAGGGTCGGGAATCGGTAACGCAAGCATTAAAACGAGATGATAAAGAGAAGTTTCGATTTGCTCGCCAGTCTGGGGGCGCTTCTTTTGTTGTCGCCTCTGTTGCTGACGCTCGCCGCGATAATCCGGGTCAGGCTCGGCAGTCCGGTTTTTTTCGTCCAGGAAAGACCGGGGTTCAAAGGCAAGCCCTTCAGGATTGTCAAGTTCAGATCGATGACCGATGCGTGTGACAGCAGTGGGAGGCTGTTGCCGAACAGGGAGCGGCTTACGCCGTTTGGCCGGTTTCTCCGTTCAACCAGCCTTGACGAGCTTCCGGAACTATGGAACGTGCTCAGGGGAGACATGAGTATGGTTGGTCCCCGACCGCTTCTGATGGAGTATCTCGATCACTTTTCAGCCGAGGAGGCTCGGCGTCACGAAGTCCGGCCCGGCATTACCGGCTGGGCGCAGGTGAACGGGCGCAACGCCATAAGCTGGGAGGAAAAGTTCGCCCTCGACGTCTGGTATGTCGACAATCGTACGTTTCTCCTGGATATGAAAATTCTCTGGCTGACATGCAGAAGAGTGCTCGACAGGGAAGGCATCAGCCACGAGGGGACCGTGACCATGCCGAGATTCCGCGGTTCAGGGAGTAGAAAACCGGAAAGCTGAGACTCACTTTTCTTCAGGGCCGGAACAGCGGAGGCGGCAGCCGATCAGGTCAGCGATTCCCGGAAGCAGCTTGTGAACCGGATTCCAGCCAAGTTCGGCCCGCGCCTTGTCGATAGCCATGCCCCAACGCAACGGTGTCCGGATTTCCCCTTCATCCTGCAGCGCTATCCGGGGTTTGTCGAGGCCGCGGTCGACCGCGGCCTCGGCGCAGATGGCCGCAAAGCGAGAGATGGTGACGGGACAGCCGCCGCCGATGTTGAAGATCCTTTTTCCCGGTCCTGAAAACTGCGCCAGAGAGGCCGCGGCGACAGCCTCGGCGGCATCCTTGACATGTATCAGATCTATTTCGTTTTCGCTGCCGAAAACCGTCAGAGGCCTCGATTCCGCGGCAAGCCTGGCGAATTTGTGCGGCAGTTCCTCCCATCGAAGGAAATGTCCCAGGCCGTAGAGGCGGGCGACCCTGAGAACGATGATTTCAGGAACGCGATACCCGTCGCCGAGGCTGAGCACTTCGCCCATCCATTTGCTCGATGCGTAAGGGGTTTCGGGCCTTATGGGCATTTCTTCAGTCCAGAGAGGGGGGCTCTGGGTTCCGTATACTGCTTGCGAGGAAATATACACGAGCCGTTTCACTCCCGCTTTTTCCATCTTTTCCAGAAGCGTTCTGGTGCCTTCGGTATTGATCAGGAAAAAGCGCGAAGGATCGGCGCAGAGCCTTTCAGAGGCGGCATGCACGACCGTGTCGATGCCGTGCAGATCGGGCAGCCCGGCGGGCAGTTGACCGTTCATGAACAGGAGCCGGTCGGTTTCGCCGAGCGCCTTTTCGAGCTTATTCCTGCCCTGGTCGTTCCTGACGAGTGCATGGATCCTGACCGTTCCTGACCGTTCCAGTAACTTTTCGACGATGTTCGCGCCGAAATAGCCGGAGGCGCCAGTAACCAGAACGTGTTGCGATACGTTCCCTGTTTTCCGTTCGGATTTCACCGGTCCGGCGGCCGATACGTCACAAACGTTCTGCATGCGTTCTACCGGAACGATCGTATCGGCGACGTAGCGCATGCCGAAATAACCGGGACGGTAGTCCAGAAATCCGCCAGTCAGCGTGTCGTCTGCAAGCGTCAGATCGGCCACGGCGGCTTCGACTTCCCTGTATTCGAACGAGGCTCTCAGGCCGGTAATGCCGGTAAATCTGGGATTGATCTCGAAAAAACCTATCCTGCCGTCCGCTGTCAGACGTCCCTGAAGGTTCACCGGGCCACGGAGGCCTTTTTCGACAAGCGCTTTGACGACCGGGAGGCTTTCTTCCAGGGCCGGATGGCCGGGCGCGGGCTCGATTTCGACAGGGATGCCGTTTTTGAGAAGGTTCACGCTTGCAAAACCGCCGAGGATTGTTCCCGAGACGGTGACGTAGAACTGTATGGACAGTTCGTTCGACTGGTCGAGGGCGCCCGTGGAGGCTTTGCCGGT
It encodes the following:
- a CDS encoding O-antigen ligase family protein, with product MRRSRTIDFGDIVGAAVLVLVVVGYPLIAPFSAWFDIPNRTLSVPFRGLVAILSLALILRRAVITRHWTVNYFWFLWWLFWGFYVLRIFFDAWFYPEVLRLPLGEYLLYAVGVTFVPATALSFGISPQHLRPLLRWLFYVAFAAAFLNLSQLVLDSPQKGLSALFAGRKYTDTMNPIWLGHLGVTLMILGVCAFFSLRSTAYERPVFAAAVVFGGLMLIMSASKGPLLSFLVILPLFILLALRGMDRKAVLGVVGTGVLILFIGAYFSDTLMQSTFFHRLDQVFSGQSTGSVDKRLEMYIEGVELFFRNPLLGVGVEPLGFYPHNILLESFMTNGLPSGLMLFLMLVLSFYHAMKIVFRGGSEFWMPLLYLQYLVGAMFSGALYNSSMMWGLMAFLMGQKLCSDCNENRMGEEEHVR
- a CDS encoding glycosyltransferase, which translates into the protein MKTVWGRKSMSGKSGRGQGRHVVHISTVHSAIDPRIRLKELRSAAEHGFVATLVTADSDAAELNDGVRIEIVRPSGAGRIGRMFWTAPRAVFRAFGLSADIYHIHDPELVPWGWLLLTKGVPVVYDIHEDYVTAIRQKSYLPGFVRTLFVAVVSVLERFATQPFHRVIAERYYQRRFPGALPILNYPFREMSMERASYAEGSRKVIYTGNVSIDRGAMELAALAAKRPDLEVLVIGRCAPLLAERMTGVADEKARLVLTGAGRYVPFGEIMAEYRKGGLLAGLALFPETEHYREKELTKFFEYMAVGLPVVASDFPVWRRLIADNGVGLCVRHGDVGEVGSALDWLRDNPRKAALMSERGRRLVRERFNWEGEGERLTGYYTKIMNG
- a CDS encoding glycosyltransferase family 4 protein gives rise to the protein MRIVYLHQYFNTPDMAGGTRSFEMARRLVSFGHEVHMITSWRAETREKGWFRTSEAGIDVHWFPVPYSNVLGYRDRVKAFMLYALKAAGVAAILPCDVVFATSTPLTIALPAVYAAKKQKVPMVFEVRDLWPEMPVAIGAISNPLVVGAAETLERFAYRHSRRIVALSPGMAEGVERTGYPAERISVIPNSCDIGLFSDRHAEAEGFRKQHPELGRRPIILYPGTLGKVNGVEYLARLAAETGKSRQDLCFVVIGEGAEWELVRGTAERSGALNRNFFMYRAMPKSRLIGAVAAATMVVSLFVDIPEMRVNSANKFFDGLAAGKPVAVNYEGWQADLLRETGAGIVLSGDAGKAASELAAFLADEGGVKAAGINAFALGMERFDRDRLARQLENVLHEACGEGASPDRNENRT
- a CDS encoding sugar transferase, coding for MIKRSFDLLASLGALLLLSPLLLTLAAIIRVRLGSPVFFVQERPGFKGKPFRIVKFRSMTDACDSSGRLLPNRERLTPFGRFLRSTSLDELPELWNVLRGDMSMVGPRPLLMEYLDHFSAEEARRHEVRPGITGWAQVNGRNAISWEEKFALDVWYVDNRTFLLDMKILWLTCRRVLDREGISHEGTVTMPRFRGSGSRKPES
- a CDS encoding NAD-dependent epimerase/dehydratase family protein: MITIGVTAAGGGIGQSVLHALSRSAKDIRTVAMDANRNSLGLYWADKAFLIPRVSGETYIDKLLEISRNEHIDILVPGLDIELPVLARHRERFLEQGCTVLVGSPEVVDLCRDKYNLSVFCRERALPFVRTFLLEDACGLAETLDYPVIVKPRGGSASAGARLVFNPNQLRSIPADRNSIVQDYLPPRPLGSRAPTGKASTGALDQSNELSIQFYVTVSGTILGGFASVNLLKNGIPVEIEPAPGHPALEESLPVVKALVEKGLRGPVNLQGRLTADGRIGFFEINPRFTGITGLRASFEYREVEAAVADLTLADDTLTGGFLDYRPGYFGMRYVADTIVPVERMQNVCDVSAAGPVKSERKTGNVSQHVLVTGASGYFGANIVEKLLERSGTVRIHALVRNDQGRNKLEKALGETDRLLFMNGQLPAGLPDLHGIDTVVHAASERLCADPSRFFLINTEGTRTLLEKMEKAGVKRLVYISSQAVYGTQSPPLWTEEMPIRPETPYASSKWMGEVLSLGDGYRVPEIIVLRVARLYGLGHFLRWEELPHKFARLAAESRPLTVFGSENEIDLIHVKDAAEAVAAASLAQFSGPGKRIFNIGGGCPVTISRFAAICAEAAVDRGLDKPRIALQDEGEIRTPLRWGMAIDKARAELGWNPVHKLLPGIADLIGCRLRCSGPEEK